CTTTTCATGTCGCGTAGCTCGCGAAGCATCGATAGCGCCTGGCTCGAAAGCGGCACGCGACGCGTGCGGCCATTAGCAGCGCGTGAAGCGGGAATCGTCCAGACGCCACCGTCGAGATCGAACTCGCGCCACGTCGCTTCGATCAGTTCCGACTTGTTGGCCATCGTCAGCACGAGCAGATGCAGCGCGAGCTTCAACGGGCGCCTGATACTCGACGTGTAGATCGAATGCAGCAACGTGCCAATTTCGCTCGCATTCAGGACGCGTGTGCGCCCGTCTTGCGTCGCGATCGTGCGCGCCGCGATGGATTCGGCGGGATTGACGGTTGCGAGTTGCCGCGAGATCAGGAACGCAAACAGACGCTTCGCGACGTTGCGCGTGTGCAGCGCCATTTGCGGCGCGCCCCGGCTTTTGATCGCATCGCAGATGCACTGGATGTCTTCCGTCGTGACCTGCGCGATCGGCTTGTGGCCGATTGCGGGCAGAATGTCCTTGTCGAGCGCGCGTTGCGTCGTGCGGCGATATTCGTCGGATTTGCGGGCGATTGCCACCGCCACGTACAGTTCGGCGGCATCCCGCAGTACGTCGACACGTTTTTCGGCCCCACGATCTTGCCTCGCGATCGAAACGGGCGACAGGCCCTTCGCCACCATCTCCGCGTACTTCTGCGCGCGGGCCCGCGCGACCCGCAACGACATCAACTGATAGTCGCCGATGGTGACCATCGGCTGCCGACTCCCGTCGAGCGTATAGCGGAATCGCCATACTTTCTTTCCGGTCGGCATGATCTCGAGGATCAGGCCTTTGCCATCAGCGACGCTATAGCGCGTCGTGCGGGGCTGCAAGCTGCGGATGTGGGATTCGCTGAGCGGCGTCGCGAGTTTGGGCATGTCGGCGGTTTCGGTACACAGAGGGCGGCGAAAGCCGAGTTTACATGTCTGTGTACCGAAAACAAGCTCGCCGTCGGTAGATTTACAGCGCGAATCAGCGGGCAATATGCCCGCTTACTTGCCGATACAGAACCTGCTGAAAATAACACCGAGCAGATCGTCGGAGGTAAATTCGCCGGTGATCGAATTGAGTTGATCCTGGGCGAGTCGAAGTTCTTCTGCGAATAAATCGAGCGCTTGCGAGTTTTGATCTGCGTGCTCGGCGGCAAGTCCGAGATGATTCTGTGCGGCGCGCAGCGCGATCAGATGCCGCTCACGTGCCAGGTAGACGCTTTCGGCACCCGCCTGCCAGCCGGCGATGCGCAGCAACTCGCCGCGCAGCAGACTGATCCCGTCGCCCATCTTCGCGGACAGGCGAACTTCGGACAAATCGGCATCTCCTGACCCGTTCAACTTCGCAACGTCCGGCGCGACACCCGTCAGATCCGTCTTGTTGATGACGCGCACGACAGGCACGCCCCTCGGAAAACGTGCGGCGATCGTTTCGTCGTCGCCCGTCATGCCCGAACGCGCGTCGAGCAGATGCAACACGACGTCCGCGCGCTCGATCTCACCCCACGTCCGTTCGATGCCGATCTTCTCGACTTCGTCCTCCGTCTCGCGCAGCCCTGCCGTGTCGATCACATGCAACGGAATGCCTTCGACCTGAATCGTCTGCGCGACCTTGTCACGCGTCGTGCCGGCAATCGGCGTGACGATCGCGAGTTCCGCACCCGCCAGCGCGTTGAGCAGCGACGATTTACCGACGTTCGGTTGCCCCGCCAGCACCACGGACAGCCCTTCGCGCAGCAACGCGCCCTGCCGCGCTTCGCTGAGCACGAGTGCGAGACGTTCACGAATACGCGCGAGCTTGCCGCGTGCGTCGGCGGCTTCGAGAAAATCGATCTCTTCTTCGGGAAAATCCAGCGTCGCCTCGACGAGCATCCGCAGCGTGATCACGTCTTCGACCAGCGCATGGATGTCGCGCGAGAACGCGCCGTCCAGCGAACGGCCTGCGGAACGCGCGGCCGCTTCCGTGCTCGCTTCGATGAGATCGGCGACGGCCTCGGCCTGGGCGAGATCAAGCTTGTCGTTGAGAAATGCGCGCCGCGTGAACTCGCCCGGCTCCGCGAGACGCAAGCCGAACGCGCGCCCGGCATCGATGCAACGTTGCAGAACCAGCTGAAGCACGATCGGGCCGCCGTGTCCTTGCAACTCGAGCACATGCTCGCCTGTGTACGAATGCGGCGCCGGAAAATACAGCGCGATGCCGCGATCGAGCGCGTTGCCGCCGCTATCCAGAAACGGCACGTAGCTGGCGTGGCGCGGCGCGAGCGCCTGGCCGGTCAACGCCTGCATCATGGGCTGCGCCGCGGCTTCACCCGCGCGCCCGAACGAGATGCGCACGACACCTATCCCGCCGCGGCCGGGTGCGGTGGCGATGGCGACGATCGGATCGGAATCTG
This genomic interval from Paraburkholderia sabiae contains the following:
- a CDS encoding tyrosine-type recombinase/integrase, with the translated sequence MPKLATPLSESHIRSLQPRTTRYSVADGKGLILEIMPTGKKVWRFRYTLDGSRQPMVTIGDYQLMSLRVARARAQKYAEMVAKGLSPVSIARQDRGAEKRVDVLRDAAELYVAVAIARKSDEYRRTTQRALDKDILPAIGHKPIAQVTTEDIQCICDAIKSRGAPQMALHTRNVAKRLFAFLISRQLATVNPAESIAARTIATQDGRTRVLNASEIGTLLHSIYTSSIRRPLKLALHLLVLTMANKSELIEATWREFDLDGGVWTIPASRAANGRTRRVPLSSQALSMLRELRDMKSSRTYVFPSTRGDDDRPIAKGTLNQAVKSLELDVERFVLGDFRRTGLHHLRDGLQSETGEEALVEPYGAVTAYAMQRWADFVETQVGVQPLGKNRS
- the mnmE gene encoding tRNA uridine-5-carboxymethylaminomethyl(34) synthesis GTPase MnmE, whose amino-acid sequence is MLATDSDPIVAIATAPGRGGIGVVRISFGRAGEAAAQPMMQALTGQALAPRHASYVPFLDSGGNALDRGIALYFPAPHSYTGEHVLELQGHGGPIVLQLVLQRCIDAGRAFGLRLAEPGEFTRRAFLNDKLDLAQAEAVADLIEASTEAAARSAGRSLDGAFSRDIHALVEDVITLRMLVEATLDFPEEEIDFLEAADARGKLARIRERLALVLSEARQGALLREGLSVVLAGQPNVGKSSLLNALAGAELAIVTPIAGTTRDKVAQTIQVEGIPLHVIDTAGLRETEDEVEKIGIERTWGEIERADVVLHLLDARSGMTGDDETIAARFPRGVPVVRVINKTDLTGVAPDVAKLNGSGDADLSEVRLSAKMGDGISLLRGELLRIAGWQAGAESVYLARERHLIALRAAQNHLGLAAEHADQNSQALDLFAEELRLAQDQLNSITGEFTSDDLLGVIFSRFCIGK